One Actinospica robiniae DSM 44927 genomic region harbors:
- a CDS encoding MbtH family protein: MANPFEDKEQPYLALVNDEGQFSLWPGFAEVPAGWAVAHGPDGREACLAHVNQEWTDMRPKSLVAAMTAASVA, translated from the coding sequence GTGGCTAATCCGTTTGAGGACAAGGAGCAGCCCTATCTCGCGCTCGTCAACGACGAAGGCCAGTTCTCGCTGTGGCCCGGCTTCGCCGAGGTCCCTGCGGGGTGGGCCGTCGCCCACGGCCCGGACGGCCGGGAGGCCTGCCTCGCCCACGTCAACCAGGAGTGGACGGACATGCGACCCAAGAGCCTCGTCGCGGCGATGACCGCCGCGTCAGTGGCCTGA